The following are encoded in a window of Peromyscus maniculatus bairdii isolate BWxNUB_F1_BW_parent chromosome X, HU_Pman_BW_mat_3.1, whole genome shotgun sequence genomic DNA:
- the LOC102924172 gene encoding synaptonemal complex protein 3-like, producing MENFKHIAIYHYDIDNEKEEVVEVVEKVDDGLDHSPDSPPTEKSPVFGNPKKTWVPTRKDDDTGTEVKNKMDNIGADVSNAVTEKKKRMESYIKGVVKDCDKNIKQHLKFHEDELREFKIEFTEKIITVFPQWDLDIKHLGDQEDKLTDIFYQQKNIFEQTKMHQYQGLKRLKRESKAFLKALKDLENGDLLASARSEIKNQMSLLQKKFTDS from the exons ATGGAAAACTTCAAGCACATAGCAATCTATCACTATGATATTGATAATGAAAAAGAGGAAGTAGTGGAAGTGGTAGAAAAAGTAGATGATGGACTGGACCATTCACCAGACTCTCCTCCAACAG AAAAAAGTCCAGTATTTGGTAATCCTAAGAAGACATGGGTTCCTACAAGAAAGGATGATGATACAGG AACTGAAGTAAAGAATAAGATGGATAACATTGGAG CTGATGTTAGTAATGCtgttactgaaaagaaaaaaagaatggagtcATATATTAAAGGTGTTGTCAAAGACTGTGACAAGAATATCAAACAACATTTGAAATTTCATGAAGATGAACT GCGGGAGTTTAAAATTGAATTTACTGAGAAGATTATAACTGTGTTTCCGCAATGGGATTTGGATATAAAGCATCTTGGAGACCAGGAAGATAAACTAACT GATATTTTTTATCAGCAAAAGAACATTTTTGAACAAACTAAGATGCATCAGTATCAAGGCCTGAAAAGACTGAAGCGGGAAAGTAAGGCGTTCTTAAAG gCTTTGAAGGACTTGGAGAACGGCGATCTACTTGCCAGTGCACGCAgtgaaattaaaaatcaaatgtctTTGTTGCAAAAAAAATTTACAGATAGTTAA